The Prosthecobacter algae genome has a segment encoding these proteins:
- the hisH gene encoding imidazole glycerol phosphate synthase subunit HisH, translated as MNLGVLDYGAGNLRSVLNAFKAIGHEAQLVTEPKGFEGLDVLVFPGQGAFGDSVRIIKERLLWDPLKQWLKDERPYLGFCLGYQLLFEASEESPGVEGLGVAPGIVRKFLPDHGLKIPHMGWNQVHWEERGAKWWKGLPNPSYLYYVHSYYPDVADKSLALCTTTYGNEFTAGICKDNLMAVQFHPEKSQDTGLTLLRNAVGVFA; from the coding sequence ATGAATCTCGGTGTGCTCGACTACGGCGCTGGCAATCTGCGCAGTGTATTGAATGCTTTCAAGGCCATCGGCCATGAGGCCCAACTTGTCACGGAGCCGAAAGGTTTCGAAGGGCTGGACGTGCTCGTTTTCCCAGGCCAGGGGGCCTTTGGCGACAGCGTCCGCATCATCAAGGAGCGGCTGCTTTGGGATCCCCTGAAGCAGTGGCTCAAGGATGAGCGGCCCTACCTGGGCTTCTGCCTGGGTTACCAGCTCCTCTTTGAAGCCAGCGAAGAATCCCCCGGCGTCGAAGGCCTGGGCGTGGCCCCCGGCATTGTCCGCAAGTTCCTGCCGGATCATGGGCTCAAAATCCCGCACATGGGCTGGAACCAGGTCCACTGGGAAGAACGTGGTGCCAAGTGGTGGAAAGGGCTGCCCAATCCCTCCTACCTCTACTACGTGCACAGCTACTACCCTGACGTGGCGGATAAATCCCTGGCCCTCTGCACCACCACCTACGGCAACGAATTCACCGCCGGCATCTGCAAGGACAACCTCATGGCCGTGCAGTTCCACCCCGAGAAGAGCCAGGACACGGGCCTGACCCTGCTGCGGAATGCAGTGGGAGTTTTTGCGTAA
- the hisB gene encoding imidazoleglycerol-phosphate dehydratase HisB, with protein MPRTAKQHRKTAETDIQIELNVDGSGQSTIDTGVPFFDHMLTLFTKHGLFDLNVKVVGDVDVDYHHTVEDTGIVLGQCFREALGNKAGIVRYGFFLLPMDETLAEVAMDLSGRPFLSYHAPEKMEAIGGRAGVFSYQLVEEFLRAFSSALLCTLHVEIKRGRDSHHMAEAIFKGLARALDAATLHDPRVVGIPSTKDVL; from the coding sequence ATGCCTCGCACCGCCAAACAGCACCGCAAGACCGCCGAAACGGACATCCAGATCGAACTCAATGTGGACGGCTCCGGCCAGTCCACCATTGACACCGGAGTGCCGTTTTTCGACCACATGCTCACGCTGTTCACCAAGCACGGTCTCTTTGACCTGAACGTCAAGGTCGTCGGCGATGTGGATGTGGACTATCACCACACCGTCGAGGATACCGGCATCGTCCTGGGCCAGTGCTTCCGCGAAGCCCTGGGCAACAAGGCAGGCATCGTGCGTTATGGCTTTTTCCTCCTGCCCATGGATGAGACCCTTGCCGAAGTGGCCATGGACCTCAGCGGTCGGCCCTTTCTCAGCTACCACGCTCCGGAAAAGATGGAGGCCATCGGCGGTCGCGCCGGGGTCTTTAGCTATCAGCTCGTGGAGGAGTTCCTGCGCGCCTTTTCGAGCGCCCTTCTGTGTACCCTGCATGTCGAAATCAAACGTGGCCGCGATTCCCACCACATGGCCGAGGCCATCTTCAAGGGCCTCGCCCGCGCGCTCGACGCCGCCACCCTGCATGACCCAAGAGTCGTCGGCATTCCCAGCACCAAGGACGTATTGTAA